The following are encoded in a window of Paramormyrops kingsleyae isolate MSU_618 chromosome 12, PKINGS_0.4, whole genome shotgun sequence genomic DNA:
- the cfap96 gene encoding cilia-and flagella-associated protein 96 — MTQEGKSDMERVGLFEEMSYISIGDKYVPVSYRPFNESAQRNKQMLAGIPKKKCGLQVGYFDSQFGRVFEGEAFSDPLKLRRQYRMQQAKRNLGKAFLPSSGEKRLSGVGSYYGTLSGPITAVSALQIPKKPYKSPGKNILTNPAKKGSGYGYPNVTLSRFESHSADPYDRPREMLKKEIVANRALVKGGVFRLNLHPKEYFERNPYKLDAPLPPVKTTDIKKNFTVPFKPSSPSKKMAGMKAGTFGAYPLHSADPYITRRPKDVSTTKERGIFRPSPGPKSMPVKSILDMNVNKSVITTEQHYQ, encoded by the exons ATGACTCAGGAGGGGAAGTCTGACATGGAGAGAGTTGGCCTCTTTGAAGAGATGAGCTACATAAGCATAGGGGACAAATACGTCCCTGTTAGTTACA GACCTTTCAACGAGTCTGCCCAAAGGAATAAACAAATGCTGGCTGGGATACCAAAGAAGAAGTGCGGACTTCAAGTTGGCTACTTTGACAGTCAGTTTGGGAGAGTTTTCGAGGGGGAGGCCTTCAGTGACCCGCTGAAGCTCCGCAGACAGTACAGGATGCAACAGGCAAAGCGCAATTTAGGAAAGGCTTTTCTCCCCAGCAGTGGAGAAAAGAGACT TTCGGGGGTTGGCAGTTACTACGGGACACTGAGTGGACCAATCACCGCCGTGAGTGCACTGCAAATTCCCAAAAAGCCCTACAAATCACCCGGGAAGAATATTTTAACAAACCCAGCAAAAAAGGGAAGTGGATATGG aTATCCAAATGTAACTCTGTCCAGATTTGAATCCCATTCTGCAGACCCCTATGACAGACCAAGGGAAATGTTAAAG aaAGAAATTGTAGCAAACAGAGCCCTGGTGAAAGGGGGGGTCTTCCGCTTAAATCTTCATCCAAAAGAGTATTTTGAGAGAAATCCTTATAAGCTTGATGCACCGTTACCCCCTGTAAAAACAACAGATATAAAGAAGAACTTTACGGTTCCGTTCAAGCCAAGCTCACCGAGCAAAAAG ATGGCAGGCATGAAAGCTGGCACTTTTGGCGCCTATCCCTTGCACTCTGCAGACCCATACATCACCAGAAGACCAAAAGACGTATCAACCACAAAGGAGAGGGGAATATTCCGCCCCTCCCCTGGGCCAAAGAGCATGCCAGTGAAAAGCATCCTTGACATGAATGTCAACAA ATCTGTAATCACTACAGAGCAGCACTATCAGTAA